The region GTGGAGCACTCGCTTTGACGCCCAGTTCATCCTTTACAATCCGGCCGACCTGGCCCAGGTAGCCGCCGGAACGTTGAACGCCTGGGAACCCCAACCCTACGCTGCAATAGACATTGACGAGCATCTCTACCTTGATCCTCCCGTGTGGGACCTGCCCGACCTGGGTGCGGGCGACCAGCGCCGCTACCGCATTGGCGACGTGGCCTATGACCGGGACAACGGCTTGCTCTACGTGCTGGAACTGTTTGGCGATGAGGCCAAGCCGGTTGTTCACATTTGGCAGGTAGAATAAAAAATGGTTACCACTCACGGCCAACCTTAATGGCCCTGTCATTAACGACGAATGACGAAGGACAAACGACGAAACTCGGTCGTTCGTCCTTCGTCGTTGGTCTGAAATTTTAAAATGTGATTTGACCTGAGTAGCGACCCCCAAAACCCCCAGGCGCTGCCGTTAACCTTTACCTTCCACCCGTTATGGGCTACAATAAACCATATAGGTTTTACGCAAAATGTTGATTGAGCTTGTCGAAATCAACATTTCCTAAATAAAATGTGGAGGATAAATTTGAGCATCTTGGATCATTTTCGTCTCGATAACCGCGTGGCCCTCGTTACCGGCGGCAATCAAGGCCTGGGCCGGGCGATGGCCACCGCCCTGGCCGAGGCCGGAGCCAGGGTAGCCATCACCAGCCGCAACCGGCAGCGGGCCCAAACGGCTGCGGCAGAAGTGCAGTCGGCCACCGGCCAACCATGCCAGGGCTATGCCTGCGACGTGGTCAATCCAGAACAAGTAACCACGTTGGTGAACCAGGTGCTGGCCGATTTTGGCCAGATTGACATTTTGATCAATAACGCCGGGATCAATATCCGGGGATCCATTGAGGCATTGTCGTTAGAGGATTTTCGGCAAGTGCAGGATACCAACGTTACCGGCGTGTGGTTGATGTGCCAGGCAGTGGCGCCGTATCTAAAAGCGCAGAAATACGGGCGGGTCATCAACCTTGGCTCTATCATGTCGCTCGTGGCCCTGCCGCAGCGCACTTCGTATGCGGCCAGCAAAGGAGCCGTGCTCCAATTGACCCGCGCCCTGGCTGTGGAATGGGCGCCTTACGGCATTACCGTCAACGCTATGCTGCCCGGCCCCTTTGCCACCGAGATGAATCGCAGTCTGTTAAACGACCCCGAACAGTACCAGGCCTTTGCCGCCAAAATCCCCCTGGGACGGTGGGGCGAGTTGGCTGAAATTGGCGGGCTGGCGGTATTTCTGGCCAGCGATGCCGCCAGTTTTATCACCGGGGCGGGTATTCCCATTGACGGCGGCTGGACAGCGATTTAGGAGTTGGTTAAAACCGGCCAACTTTTTCTAGTACAAATGTCCAATACCCTATTAATAGAATGTCGTTTACTATATAAGGAAAAGTTATTGTGGCCCGCAATCCAGCTTTACCCTGATATTTAAGATGCGCCATAACTACTCAGCCTCCATGTCATTCCGCGCGATAGCGAGGGATTTTCTTGATTTGGCGGTTAAGAGGGTGTCAGTTTGGCAAAAAGTTATTTTCTCGTCGCTAAAGATAAATTTTTCACACAACCGGGTCATTATTGGTCCGGTTATTTGTTTAGGGCCTTATATTTTCTCATTTCTGATTTCTCACCCATGAAACTTATCTACTTGAGGCAAAGCTTCGTTAGACCCTACAAGGATATTCAGGATTATGATCACGCCAACCAAAGCGTTGATTGTAGATGATGAAGAAGTAATCCGGGATTTCTGTGAAATCACGCTTCAACACGAAGGCTTTACCGTCCACACGGCCCCCAACGGCCAGGTTGCGCTGGAAGCGCTGGCTAACGAACCATACGATTTAATTCTGCTTGATATTAGCATGCCGGTGATGAATGGATTGACCGTGCTGGAACACATCGCCAGCGATTACAACCACGTCAGCGCCATTATGATGACGGGTTACGCCACCCTGGAGTCGGCGGTACTGGCCCAAGATTTAGGCGCCGAGGGCTTTATCTTAAAACCCTTTGACAACAGAAAATTGGTGAGAGTGATCAACCAGGTGCTAGAACGCCGCCGCTTGCGCCAGGATTACGCCCGGCTCCAGGCCCACTTGCCCCTGATCGCCCTCAGCCATCGCCTGGTTACAGAACAAAGCCTGGAATCGTTGGCCGAAGCTGCCCTGAAAATTGCCTGCGCCGAAACCGGGGCCGTGGCCGCGGCGCTCTGGCTATTGCCCGCGCCTGCCGCTTTTCTACGACGGCCGGAAGATTGGCCGGATACCGCGCCGGCCCCCCTGGCTCATATCGGCCAGTCTCTTTTGCTGCCTGACCTCAAGGCCTGGCCCGACCCGACCAGGACAGCCTGGTTGGCCCTTAACGAGCAAAACAAGGCCGTGTCGGACATCACCCAGGCCAGCCTATTGCACCTGCTGCTGCAAACAGAGGGCCAACAAGTGGGGGTGATGAGCCTGGCCAGCCCGGCCCGCCACCTGACCACCAACGATCTGGATTTCCTGACGGTGATGAGTAACTATCTGGCTGTGGGCCTGGAAAATCGCTACCTGTACGAAGCCATTGATCTGGCCCGCCAGGAGTGGAAAACAATTTTTAATACCTTCAATGACGGCCTGGTGGCCCACCGGGCCGGTGACGGCCTCATTACCCGGGCCAACCAGGCTATGGCTACCTGGTTAAACACCACCGTGGAAGCGCTCATCCACCGGCCCATCACCCACATTCCCATTGACGAGCAGGGCCATACTCTTGGTGATTTGCCGCTGCCCGGCAGTGAGGAAGAGCCGGGCAATGGTCCGGGCTGGCAGGCCACGGAGTTCGCTTCACCGCCCTGGGCGCCGGGCAAATCCTTTCGGGTGAGAACGTTTCCCCTCTACAAAACCGGCCCTGGCGGCGAGCCGGAACAGGAATTGATCGAGATGATCCACGTGCTAGAGGATGTCACCCTGGCTAACAAAATGCAAACGCAACTGCTGCAAACCGAAAAACTGTCGGCCCTGGGCCGTCTGCTGGCCTCGCTGGCCCACGAAATCAACAATCCCCTGCAAGCCCTGCGCAGCGGCCTGCGCCTGCTGGCCCGCCCCAACCTGGACGACGAAAAACGGCAGCGTTACGTGGCCACCCTGGATAAAGAAGTGGAACGTCTCATTGATACCACTCTGCAAACCCTTGAATTTGCTCGCCCCGGCCGGGTGGGCAAAAAATCTACCAACCTCAATCAATTGCTCAGAGAAACGTTAATTCTGGTGAGCAAACAACTCCAACGCCAGCAAATTGAAACGGCCCTGGCTTTAGGTTCAGATTTACCCCCCCTGCTGGTCGTCCCCGACCAGATCAAACAGGTTTTTCTTAACCTGATTTTGAACGCCATTGATGCCATGCCCGACGGCGGACGCTTGAGTTTGACCACCCGCCATCTTCCAGCCGACAACCTGGCGGCGGCGACTCTGGCCGACACGGGGCGGGGCATATCGCCCGAAATTCTCAATAGAATTTACGAGCCATTCTTCTCCACCAAAGAAGCCGGCACCGGCCTGGGACTTTCCATCAGCTACAGTATTGTGGAAGCGCACGGCGGGCGCATTGAGGTGGAAAGCAAGCCCGGCGCCGGCAGCACTTTTACGGTTTATTTGCCGGTTAAGGATAACGCTTAACCCTGGAAATTGACCATGGAATTGCCTGAAGCAAACAACATTCTCATTGTAGACGACGAAGACAGCCTGCGCTTCTTTTTATCTGAAGAACTAACGGGGCATGGCTACCGGGTTTACACTGCCGCCGATGGCCGGGAGGCCCTGGCCTTTCTGGAAAACACTGCGGTTGACGTGGCCGTGATTGACCTGCAAATGCCCGGCCTCAACGGTTTGGAGTTGATGAGCGCCATGCAAGCGTTGCCGGACTCCCCAGAACTGATTATGCTCACCGCCCACGCCACCCTGGAAATCTCCATTAAGGCCATGCGGCGCGGGTGCAGCGACTTTTTATTGAAACCGTGTGATGTTGACGAACTGTTGGGCAGCGTGAGCCAGGCCATGGCCCGCCGCCGCCAAAAATTGCGGCAAAAAATGGCGGCGCGCCTATTGGCCGATAGTTTGGGCCTGGATACCTCGTCGCCAGTGAGTCGAACAGAGCGTTATACTGCGCCTACGCCAACCGCCGCCACGCTGGCGGTTGGCGGCCTGATTTTGGACATGGAAGCCATGACCGCAACTAAAGAAGGCCAGCTCCTCTCGCTCACGCCAACCGAGTTTCGCCTGCTGGTAACGCTGATGAAACGGCCCAACCATCCCCACACGTTCCAGGAACTGGCCGAAGTGACGCACGGCCAACAGGTTGACCGGGCTGAGGCGCGTGACTTGCTCAAAAGCCACATCGGGCGTTTGCGCCAAAAACTGGGCCAGGCCGCCGACGGCCAGGCCTACATTGCCAACGTGCGGGGGGTAGGCTACAAATTTGAGGGAGGATAAGGTTCAAAACCGGGTGCATTTTGGGTCAGATTCGGGTCACACATCAACCATAAAATTTGTTATAGTAGAAATTAGAATTAGCGACTGTCCTGTGTAACCAGAAAAAGGAAAGAAAAAATGAAAAAGCGCATTCTAATTGTTGATGATGAACCCAACCTGGCTTTTCTACTGGCTGAAAATTTGCTTGATCTGGGGCCTGACTATGAAATCGAGGTCTGCAATTCAAGCGCAGATGCGCTGGCGCTGAATAAAACCAAGCCCTTTGACCTGGTGATCACCGATTTGATGATGCCCGAAATCAACGGCCTGACCCTGACCAAGTATTTGATCCAACAAAAACCCGAAATAAAACTCATTTTGATCACGGCTTATGGGAATGAAGACGTTGCCCTGAAAGCCAAAAATTTAGGCATCAGCAGTTATATTACCAAACCGTTTGCCATGGAAGACATGCTTACCGCCGTGCAAACCGCTCTGGAACCAAACGTTGTGAGCCATGCGTATTAGGAATTTGGTCGGATCGGGACAGTCGCTTGATTTTTTTGTTTAGTTGGCGTATCTTTAAATTAACCGTGTTTACATAAGAGAGGACAACATCGGCCTGATGAGTCAAAAAACAATTGCCTCTCCTGAAAAAACGGGGCCTGAGCTTGATCTGCCGGCCTTGCTCACTTTTAAGGTGGCCGAGCAGGTGTATGGGTTACCCGTAACCAACGTGGCGCGTATCATTGAAATGGTCACTATTACCCGTTTGCCCGATGTTCCGGCAACCATTCAGGGTATCATCAATCTCCAGGGTAAAGCCGTGCCGGTGATGGATTTGCGCCAGCGTTTTGGCTTGCCGCCAAAACCCTATGGTTTGCACACGCCCATCATCCTCACCGACATAGACGGCACCGGCCGGATGTTGGGCCTGGTGGTAGATATGGTGGAGGATGTGCTCGACGTTTCGCCCGAACATGTAGAAATAACCGAAACAATCGTGCCCACCGAACTGGCCGGCCAGATGACGGCCCAGGCCGGTCACCTGGCCGGAGTGGCCAAAGTCAACCGGCAAATGATCCTTATCCTCAACATGCGGGCCTTGTTGAATCCCTCGGAACAACTCAAATTATCGCATGTATTGGGCAGTGAGGGCCGGACGAATGGTGAAGACGGCAGGAAAAGCTAGATGAAAGTAGAAAACCCCGAAGCCAACCAGCATATTGGCGCAGGACTAACCCAAAACCAAAATTCTTCTCAGGGCCAGGAGTTCAAACTTGGCTATGGGGATTATTTGCGTTTTCGGGACCTGGTGCTGGAACGAACCGGCCTGCACTTTCACGAAAAGAAGCGAGTTGATTTAGAAACAGGTTTGCTTAAATCATTGGCCGAGTCGCCGTTGGCGGCCAATGGCAATCACAACCTGGATCGCTATTACAACCTGCTGTGCGACCGGGAAAACCCCACCGGCGAGGCCGAAATGAGCCGCCTCATTAACATTCTGACCATCGGCGAAACCCATTTCTTCCGCGACGAAGCCCAATTTAAGGCCCTGGCCGAGCACGTGCTACCGGCCCTGATTGCGCGCAAGCGGGCCGCAGCGGCGGCGGTGGGGCCTGATATTCAGCCCCAGTTGAGAGTGTGGAGCGTAGGCTGCGCTACCGGCGAAGAGCCTTACTCTCTGGCCATTTTGCTCAAAGAGCTTGTGCCGGATATTGATAAGTGGTACATTCTCATCCTGGCCACGGACATTAATCAAACCGCCCTGCAACGCGCTCAAAAAGCCATTTATTCCGACTGGTCATTCCGAGAAAATCGGGCCAAAGCCCTGCGGCCGCGCTACTTCACCCGCTATTTGGGCGCAAATACCGGGGCAGACAATGCGGTGTCTGCCCACCCCAGCCGGGATCGGTATCGCCTGCGCGATGATATCCGGCAGATGGTTACTTTTGCCTCGCTCAATCTCATTGAAGATGAATACCCGGCCATCCACAACAACACCGTGAGCATGGACCTGATTGTGTGTCGCAACGTCACCATCTACTTTACCGAAGATACCACTCGCTATCTGGTGCGGAAATTTCACGAAGCGCTGCTGGATGGCGGCTGGCTGGTGGTAGGCCACGCCGAACCATCCCTCACCATTTACCGGGCTTTTCAAACCCATATTCTATCCGGCACCGTGCTTTACCAAAAAACCGGCTGGACCCATTTACCCCATCAAAAACCCAAATCATCGAAACCGCCGGTTAGTTTGACTGAAGGTATTGACTTTCAATCGCCACCTTCTGCGCCGCCGGAAACCGAACCCAGGCGGGATACGCCAGCTCCGTCTGCGCCGCCTTCGTCCAACGTGGATCCTTACCAGGTGGCCGGGGTGCTTTTGAACAAAGGGCAAACGCAAGAGGCCATTGACGAACTGCACCGCAAACTGGCCAGCAACCCCTACTTTGTCCCGGCCCACAGCATGCTGGGTCGGGCTTACGCCAATCTGGGTGGTTGGGACAAGGCCCGTTTTTGGTGCCAAAGCGCCTTAAAACTGAATAGCCTACAGCCCGAAGCCTACTACGTGCTGGGCCTGATTTATGAACACGAAAATCGGGTGGAAGCAGCCATAGAGATGTTCAAAAAGGCCATTTACCTTGACCGCGAAGCGCCGCTGCTGCACTTTCACCTGGCCCTGCTTTATAAAAAAGCCGGGCAGGCCAGAAAAGCCAAAAGAGCTTGCCTGAATACCATCAGCGTGCTCAAAAGGTGGCCCCCCGCCAGCATTGTGCCCGATTCGGGCGGCGCTACAACCAAACACCTGTTGGACGCTGCCCAACGAGTACTGGGCGAATTGGAGACTGTCAATTAGTTCTTTAAGGAAAAAATAATGCCCACTCAAAAGTCAAACAACAATCGCCAGCAACCCATCAACCTGAATTTATTTGAAGCCCCGGCAGAGGAAACCCTGGACCCGGCCGCGCTGGCCGAAATATGGGCTCGTCGCGCCTATGAACTGGCCCAGGAGCCGCCGGCCCCGGCTGTGGGCAAAACCCTGGACCTGCTCATTTTCTTTCTGGGCAAGGAGCGGTACGGCATTCCGGTAACCAACGTGCGGGAAATCTATCCCCGGGAACAACTCACCCCTGTCCCGCGCACGCCCAATTTTGTGGCCGGTGTTTTTAGCGCCAGGGGCCGAATTTTATCTGTGATAGATTTACGCGCCTTTTTTGACCTGCCCCTTCCCGCCAATCCCGCTAAAAAGGGAAACAAGGGGGAAAACAGCCAGGCTAAAATTGTTGTGGCGGCCGATACCGATCTCAGCTCATTCAACGCCCCCCGTTCCGGCCAAATGTTAGAAGTAGGTATTTTGGCCGACGAAGTGGCCGATGTGATGACCATTTTTAAGGAAGATATCCAGCCCCCGCTCACCACCCATACCGGGGTTCGGGCGGAATACATGCAAGGCATTACCGCCGACCTGCTCGTTGTGCTCAACCTTGACACCTTGCTCCACGATAAGCGATTGATTGTACAGGAGGAATTATTATGAAAGTCCTAAAACGCACAAATTGGACCATTCGCCACAAAGTGTTGGCCATTGCCATCATCTTGAGTATCCTGGCCGTTGTGGCCGGGGCCATCATCGGTCTTTTGACCATGAATATGATGACTTTACGGATAGACCCTATTAGCAGCAGCATCGCCCTGGCCGTGGTTATTATGGTGGGCCTGGTGTTGGTCAACCAACTCCAAAAAGCCATCACTATTCAAGATGCGCAAATGGCCGAACAAACCAAACAACTGGAAGTGGTCATTGACCTGAGCCAGCGCTTCTCGGGTATTTTAGACCTGAACACCCTGATGAAAGAAGTGGTGACCATTACCAAAGAAACCTTCAATTATTACCACATCCACATCTATTTGGTGGACGAAGCGCGCGAAAACCTGTACGTGGCCGAAGGTTATGGCCGGGCCGGGGAAGAGCTAAAAAGCAAGGGGCACAAATTTTCAATTAACGCGCCCCAAAGCCTAGTGGCCCGCGCGGCCCGCGAGCGACAAATTATTAACGTGGGCAATGTAAAAGAAGACCCCAGTTGGGCGCCCAATCCCGTGCTGCCCGATACTTGCGCCGAAATGGCCGTCCCCGTGGTGTTGGGCGACGAAGTGGTTGGCGTGCTGGACGTGCAAAGCTCAAAAATAAACGGCTTAACCCCCGACGATGAAAAAACCATCCAAATTTTGGCCAACCAGGTGGCCATTGCCGTGCATAATACGCGCCTTTTTGCCCAAATGCAGGAGGCGCGGCAATATCTGGAACACACGGTTGACGACTACCTGGCCTTTGTGGAATTGGTCGCCGAGGGCGACCTGTCCACCCGCCTCTCGTTGAACGGCCACGAGGAAGGAGACGCCCTGCTCACCCTGGGCCAAAACCTGAACAATATGGTGGAGCGCCTGGAAGTGATGACCCGCCAGATCCGCGAGGCTACGGCCAACATCACCCGCGCCGCCGCCGAGATTTTATCTTCCACCACCCAGCAGGCTTCCGCCGCCAACGAGCAATCATCGGCCATCTCCCAAACCTCAACCACCATTGACGAGGTAAAAACCATTGTTGAACAAGCCTTTACCAAGGCCCGGGCCGTGGCCGAACAGGCCCAACGCACCCGCGACGTTTCCCAAACCGGCCAGCAGGCCATCACCGAGACGGTGGGCAGTATGAACCAGATCAAAGAAAAGGTGGAAGGCATTGCCGAAAATATCCTGGCCTTGAGCGAACAAACGCAACAAATCGGCGAAATCACGGCCACGGTCAACGACATTGCTTCTCAAAGCAACTTACTGGCCCTCAACGCCTCGGTTGAGGCGGCCCGCGCCGGCGAGCATGGCAAAGGTTTTGCCGTGGTGGCCGTTGAGGTGCGCAACCTGGCCGAGCAGTCCAAACAGGCTACAGCCCAGGTAAAGGCGATCCTCAACGAAATCCAACGGGCCACCAACGCCGCCGTGATGGCCACCGAAGAAGGCACCAAGGGCGTAGATACCGGCGTAAACCTCACCGGCCAGGCCGGGGAGACCATCAAACAATTGGCGGCCAACATTGCCGAGAGCGCCAATGCCGCCCAGCAGATTGTGGCCAGCGCCCAACAACAAACAACAGGCATGGAGCAAATCGCCCTGGCCATTGAGAATATCAATCAGGCCACCGTGCAAAACCTGGCCTCTATTCGCCAGGCCGAAAAAAGCGCCCAGGATTTATCCGACGTGGCCCAGCAACTGGAAACTTTGGTCGCCAGATATAAACTCAACTGAGAAGATCAGGTTCCTTTGATTGGAAACGGCACAGACCTATGGGACTCAGTGAAAAAATCCGCCAACAATTAATTGAGAGCTTCAAAATTGAGCAGGGTGAGCACATTGAAAAGATCACCCAGGGCTTACTGACCCTGGAAAAAGACCCTGCCTCTGAAAAACGACAGGCTTTGTTGGAAGAAATCTTCCGGGAGGCGCACAGCCTCAAAGGCGCAGCGCGAGCGGTAGGGATGACGACTATCGAGAGCCTGGGCCATGCCCTGGAAGACCTGCTCTTGGGCGTTAAAGAGGGGCAGTTGGACCTGTCGCCGGAATTGCTTGACCTGCTGTATCAAACCCTGGACGCCGTTGAATTGGTGATGCAGCGGATTGAAGCCGGCGACTCGACCCCGCCCGCGGCCGTTTTGGCCCTGTTGGCGCGTTTGGAAGAAGCCAAAACAAACCTTGAACAGGGGATAACGCCGGACGGCGCCAAAACAAAACTGCCCAAAAGTAAAGCCGAACCGCCGCAAAACGACAAGGTCCGAAAAGAGGTTAGCCAGGCCCCAAAACGTTCTCCCCAGAAAGAAAAGCCCGAACCACAGGAGCGCGAAGAAACAATTGAAACTCCGGCTCCGGCTGCTCAACCTCCCCCCGTCGGGCCGCAAGTTGACGAAACCATCCGGGTTTCGGTGAGCAAGTTGGATGCTTTGATGGCTCAATTCAGCGAGCTACTGGGCGCTAAAATTCGGGCCGAGCAGCGGTTGGCCGAGGTGCGCGATCTCCAGATGCTGGCCGCCGAATGGCATAAGGATTGGATGGCTTTACGCAGCCATTACAACCGGCTCATCCGCAACGGTCACCAGGATAAGGGCAAAGACGTGGCAGCCCTCACCCACTTTGCCACCTATAATCAGGAGCAACTGCGCGCACTGAACACCCGCTCCAACTCCCTCTATCGCCAATTGTCTAACGACACCATGCGATTGTCGTTGATTATCAATGAACTGCAAGAGGAGATCAAACGGGTGCGGATGCTGCCCCTCTCCACCATCACCACCACCTTTGGCCGCATGGTGCGCGATGTGGCCCGCGAGCAAAACAAACAGGTGCACCTGACCATTGAGGGCGGCGAAACCGAACTGGACAAGCGGGTCTTGGAGCAAATCAAAGACCCGCTCATCCACCTGCTGCGCAACGCTGTTGACCACGGCCTTGAACCGCCCGTTGAGCGCGAAAAGTCCGGCAAACCGGACCGGGGCAATATCTTCCTCTCGGCCAGCCAGCAGGGAAACCGCATTATCATCACGGTAAAGGATGATGGGCGGGGCCTGGACCTGGAAGCTATTCGCGCCTCGGCCATCCGCAAGGGCCTGCTCAGAATGGGCGAAGCCGACAAACTCAGCGATACCGAAGTGGCCCATCTTATCTTTAGCTCCGGCCTGTCCACCAGCAGAATTATTACCGACATCTCCGGCCGGGGCGTGGGCATGGACGTGGTGCGCCGCAACGTGGAAGAGCTGCACGGCACCCTGGAAGTGGAGTTTGAACCCAAGCAGGGCACTACCTTTACCATGACCCTGCCCTTAACCCTGGCCAGCTCACGCGGCCTGCTGGTTCGCGCCGGAGAGCAAACTTTTGCCCTGCCGCTGACCAGCGTAGAGCGGATGTTGCAAATAAAACCCGAAGCCGTGGCCAGCGTGGAGGGCAAAGAAGCCATCACCTACCTGGGCCAGCCGATTGCCGTGGCCTGGCTGGCCGACCTGTTGGAGTTACCCCCTGACTCCAGGGACGCCCGGCAACTGACTGTGGTGATTGTGGCCGTTGCCGAAAAGCGGTTGGGGCTGATTGTTGACGACCTGGTGGGCGAACAGGAAGTGGTGATCAAAAATTTAGGCCGGCAACTGGCCAAAGTGGGCGGTTTGGCCGGAGCCACCCTGCTTGGCTCCGGCGAAGTGATCCTGGTGCTGCACGTGGCCGACCTGATTAAACTGGCCGCCCGCGCCCGCGCCCGCCCGGTAGTGACCACGGACGCCGAGCAAAAAGAAACCGACCAGCGTAAAACCATCCTGGTGGTAGACGATTCAATCACCACCCGCACCCTGGAGAAAAACATCCTGGAAGCGGTTGGTTACGAGGTCAAACTGGCGACCGATGGCAAAGAAGCCCTGGGCGTGCTGGCTACCGACGGCCTGCCCCACCTGATTGTGTCTGATATTAATATGCCCCGGCTGGACGGTTTTGAGTTGACCAGCCGGATCAAAAACGATACCCGTTACGCCGATATTCCCGTGATCCTGGTCACTTCTCTGGACTCGCCGGCCGACAAAGCGCGGGGCATTGAAGTGGGCGCGGATGCCTATATTGTCAAAAGCAGTTTTGACCAGGGCAATTTGTTAGACACCATTGAGCAATTGGTGTAGGGCTGGATTAAGACCTTTAGGGTTTTAATGTCTGGACTACCTTGAAAGGAAACAAATGGAAACCCAAAATACCCCCATCCGGGTGCTGATTGTGGAAGACTCGCTGGTGGCGCGTGAGTTGCTGGTTTCCATATTGCAAAACGCGCCCGGTTTTCAGGTAATTGGCACCGCCCAGAACGGCATTGAAGCCGTGCGCCTGACCAAACGGCTCCAGCCGGATGTTATTGCCATGGACGTGTACATGCCGGAGATGGACGGCCTGGAAGCCACCCGCCAAATCATGGCCGAAACGCCGCGCCCCATTGTGATGGTCAGCGCCAGTTTTAACAAAAATGAAAACAAACTTTCATTTGACGCTTTGCAGGCCGGGGCGCTGACCATTTTGGAAAAACCAAGCATAGACGACCCCCCCGAAATGCACGAGTTGTTGATCAATCAACTCAGGTTGATGGCGGAGGTTAAAGTGGTGCGGCGCTGGGGCCGGTCACGCCCCACTTCTCTGTTGACCCGTCCCCCCGGCGCGCGCCAAAACGGAAAATCAAAAATTCATCTATTGACCATTGCCTCTTCCACCGGCGGGCCGGGGGTGCTGGCTAAAATCCTGGGCAACCTGCCGGCCGATTTTCCGGTTCCTATTTTGATTGTCCAGCACATTATGGCCGGTTTTTCTGAAGGTTTGGCCGCCTGGCTTAACCAACTGGCCCCCGCCGAGGTGCGTTTGGCTCAACAGGGCGACCAGCCGAAACCCGGCCAGGCGCTCATTGCCCCGGATAACCGGCACATGCTGGTCAACGAAAAGGGCCTGATTTTGCTCAGCCAGGCGGCGCCGCAAAACGGCTTGCGCCCGGCGGCCAATTTTCTGTTCAACTCGGCCGCCCAGGTGTACGGCGGCGGCGCTATAGGCGTTGTTTTAACCGGAATGGGTAACGACGGCGCCGAAGGTTTGCTGGCCTTGCGCCGGGCGGGAGCGCATACCATTGCCCAAGATGAAGCCTCGTGCGTAGTGTTTGGAATGCCGGCTGTAGCCATTGAACTTGGCGCGGCAGAACAAGTTTTGCCCGCCGATAAAATTGCTGCCGCGCTAATGGCATTGGTATAGGAGAAAATTATGGATACAACCCAAATTCACGCCCCCTTTGGCGTTACCGGCCAACTGAGTTCGGCCAATAATTATGCCGCCATCATCGAAAGGATGATTGCCAAAATTGGCCAGGAAACCGACCGCAAAAAGGTGTTGGCGGCTATTTTGCCTTACGCCCTGGCCATTAGCCAGGTGGAGTTGGGCGCTTTGTTGATTGCCAGCGACGACCCGGACAATCTGAGCGCGGTAGCCCGGCGCGGCATGCCGGATGAGGTGGTCAGGCAGTTGACCGTTGGCGATTTGGGACGGTTATTGTTGATGGGCCGGAAATTGTGGGTTAAACCCCGCCCCATGCAGCTAAACGCCCAGCAGGCGCTTTTGGGCCGGCACAAATTGGCCTATCTCTTTGGCGTGCCGTTTCGTTTTGACGGGCAGGTTTTAGGAGCCATTGTGGTGGGCAGCCACAAAGCAGACGCCAAAATGATTGACCGCGAACAGCAGCAGTGGTTGTCAATGTTGGCCCAGTTAACGGCCCTGTTTTTAGACAACGTGCGGTTACGGACCACCAACACTTATCTGGTCTATCGCCAGGAACAGGGCCAAAACGGAGAAACGCCGCT is a window of Anaerolineae bacterium DNA encoding:
- a CDS encoding SDR family oxidoreductase: MWRINLSILDHFRLDNRVALVTGGNQGLGRAMATALAEAGARVAITSRNRQRAQTAAAEVQSATGQPCQGYACDVVNPEQVTTLVNQVLADFGQIDILINNAGINIRGSIEALSLEDFRQVQDTNVTGVWLMCQAVAPYLKAQKYGRVINLGSIMSLVALPQRTSYAASKGAVLQLTRALAVEWAPYGITVNAMLPGPFATEMNRSLLNDPEQYQAFAAKIPLGRWGELAEIGGLAVFLASDAASFITGAGIPIDGGWTAI
- a CDS encoding response regulator; amino-acid sequence: MKKRILIVDDEPNLAFLLAENLLDLGPDYEIEVCNSSADALALNKTKPFDLVITDLMMPEINGLTLTKYLIQQKPEIKLILITAYGNEDVALKAKNLGISSYITKPFAMEDMLTAVQTALEPNVVSHAY
- a CDS encoding chemotaxis protein CheW, which gives rise to MSQKTIASPEKTGPELDLPALLTFKVAEQVYGLPVTNVARIIEMVTITRLPDVPATIQGIINLQGKAVPVMDLRQRFGLPPKPYGLHTPIILTDIDGTGRMLGLVVDMVEDVLDVSPEHVEITETIVPTELAGQMTAQAGHLAGVAKVNRQMILILNMRALLNPSEQLKLSHVLGSEGRTNGEDGRKS
- a CDS encoding response regulator transcription factor; translated protein: MELPEANNILIVDDEDSLRFFLSEELTGHGYRVYTAADGREALAFLENTAVDVAVIDLQMPGLNGLELMSAMQALPDSPELIMLTAHATLEISIKAMRRGCSDFLLKPCDVDELLGSVSQAMARRRQKLRQKMAARLLADSLGLDTSSPVSRTERYTAPTPTAATLAVGGLILDMEAMTATKEGQLLSLTPTEFRLLVTLMKRPNHPHTFQELAEVTHGQQVDRAEARDLLKSHIGRLRQKLGQAADGQAYIANVRGVGYKFEGG
- a CDS encoding purine-binding chemotaxis protein CheW gives rise to the protein MPTQKSNNNRQQPINLNLFEAPAEETLDPAALAEIWARRAYELAQEPPAPAVGKTLDLLIFFLGKERYGIPVTNVREIYPREQLTPVPRTPNFVAGVFSARGRILSVIDLRAFFDLPLPANPAKKGNKGENSQAKIVVAADTDLSSFNAPRSGQMLEVGILADEVADVMTIFKEDIQPPLTTHTGVRAEYMQGITADLLVVLNLDTLLHDKRLIVQEELL
- a CDS encoding response regulator, giving the protein MITPTKALIVDDEEVIRDFCEITLQHEGFTVHTAPNGQVALEALANEPYDLILLDISMPVMNGLTVLEHIASDYNHVSAIMMTGYATLESAVLAQDLGAEGFILKPFDNRKLVRVINQVLERRRLRQDYARLQAHLPLIALSHRLVTEQSLESLAEAALKIACAETGAVAAALWLLPAPAAFLRRPEDWPDTAPAPLAHIGQSLLLPDLKAWPDPTRTAWLALNEQNKAVSDITQASLLHLLLQTEGQQVGVMSLASPARHLTTNDLDFLTVMSNYLAVGLENRYLYEAIDLARQEWKTIFNTFNDGLVAHRAGDGLITRANQAMATWLNTTVEALIHRPITHIPIDEQGHTLGDLPLPGSEEEPGNGPGWQATEFASPPWAPGKSFRVRTFPLYKTGPGGEPEQELIEMIHVLEDVTLANKMQTQLLQTEKLSALGRLLASLAHEINNPLQALRSGLRLLARPNLDDEKRQRYVATLDKEVERLIDTTLQTLEFARPGRVGKKSTNLNQLLRETLILVSKQLQRQQIETALALGSDLPPLLVVPDQIKQVFLNLILNAIDAMPDGGRLSLTTRHLPADNLAAATLADTGRGISPEILNRIYEPFFSTKEAGTGLGLSISYSIVEAHGGRIEVESKPGAGSTFTVYLPVKDNA